The Hydrogenophaga crocea genome contains a region encoding:
- a CDS encoding 5-carboxymethyl-2-hydroxymuconate isomerase encodes MPHLVLLYSGNLDRPAAQGGTDMGVLCRALCDALLTVRDEQDRQVFPTGGTRVLAFPAAHWAIADGGAAGEAAGRGGDYAFVYLNLRMAQGRSAAVHQRTGQTIEAVAKAHFAAHLAGRAIGITVQVDEGHEVFDAKNSSIHPLFAPRKT; translated from the coding sequence ATGCCCCACCTCGTGCTCCTCTACAGCGGCAACCTCGACCGCCCCGCCGCACAGGGCGGCACCGACATGGGCGTGCTGTGCCGCGCGCTCTGCGACGCCCTGCTCACCGTGCGCGACGAACAGGACCGCCAGGTCTTTCCCACCGGCGGCACGCGCGTGCTGGCGTTCCCGGCCGCGCACTGGGCCATCGCCGACGGCGGTGCGGCCGGCGAGGCCGCGGGCCGCGGCGGCGACTACGCCTTCGTGTACCTGAACCTGCGCATGGCCCAGGGCCGCAGCGCCGCGGTGCACCAGCGCACCGGGCAGACCATCGAGGCCGTGGCCAAGGCGCACTTCGCGGCGCACCTGGCCGGGCGCGCCATCGGCATCACCGTGCAGGTGGACGAAGGCCACGAGGTCTTCGACGCCAAGAACAGCTCCATCCACCCCTTGTTCGCCCCGCGCAAGACCTGA
- the hpaD gene encoding 3,4-dihydroxyphenylacetate 2,3-dioxygenase — translation MGKLALVAKITHVPSIVLSEFDGPRKGSRQDAIDGLKAIGQRCRDLGVDTLVVFDTHWLVNASYHLNCTRHWEGRYTSNELPHFISNMPYAIPGNPELGHLLARVANRMGVDTLAHEGTTLAPEYGTLVPMRYMNPDQHFKAVSVSALCMAHYLNDSARLGWAFRRAIEDEYDGTVALLASGSLSHRFAQNGLAPEYAFKLWSPFLETLDREVVRLWQAGEWQAFCEMLPEYAVKGHGEGFMHDTAMMLGALGWSEYRGQAEVITPYFGASGTGQINVVFPVTPVTGSAIPAAQASSAQGFQAVSRL, via the coding sequence ATGGGCAAGCTCGCACTGGTCGCCAAGATCACCCACGTCCCGTCCATCGTGCTCAGCGAGTTCGATGGCCCGCGCAAGGGCTCGCGGCAAGACGCCATCGACGGCCTCAAGGCCATCGGCCAGCGCTGCCGCGATCTCGGCGTGGACACCCTCGTCGTGTTCGACACGCACTGGCTGGTGAACGCCAGCTACCACCTCAACTGCACGCGCCACTGGGAAGGCCGCTACACCAGCAACGAGCTGCCGCACTTCATCAGCAACATGCCCTACGCCATCCCGGGCAACCCCGAGCTCGGGCACCTGCTGGCGCGCGTGGCCAACCGCATGGGCGTGGACACGCTGGCGCACGAAGGCACCACGCTCGCGCCCGAGTACGGCACCCTGGTGCCCATGCGCTACATGAACCCCGACCAGCACTTCAAGGCGGTGTCGGTGTCGGCGCTGTGCATGGCGCACTACCTCAACGACAGCGCGCGCCTGGGCTGGGCGTTCCGCCGCGCGATCGAAGACGAGTACGACGGCACCGTGGCCCTCCTGGCCAGCGGCTCGCTGAGCCACCGCTTCGCGCAGAACGGCCTCGCGCCCGAATACGCGTTCAAGCTCTGGAGCCCCTTCCTCGAAACCCTGGACCGCGAGGTGGTGCGCCTGTGGCAGGCCGGCGAATGGCAGGCCTTCTGCGAGATGCTGCCCGAGTACGCGGTGAAGGGCCACGGCGAGGGCTTCATGCACGACACCGCCATGATGCTGGGCGCGCTCGGCTGGAGCGAGTACCGCGGCCAGGCCGAGGTGATCACGCCGTACTTCGGCGCCTCGGGCACGGGCCAGATCAACGTGGTGTTCCCGGTCACGCCCGTCACGGGCAGCGCCATTCCGGCCGCCCAGGCCTCGTCGGCCCAGGGCTTCCAGGCCGTCTCGCGGCTGTAG
- the hpaR gene encoding homoprotocatechuate degradation operon regulator HpaR, whose translation MSAPPTHAFTHRNLPRLLLQAREAVMQHTRPSLREHGLSDQQWRVLRVLGEHARDPAGIETGRIAREAFLLGPSLTGVLARMERDGLIARERCSQDARRTVVRATPAGLKLVRKLSATIEAHYQWLEQRLTKARLAELYDLLDEVIALEGGVDEPLNEENE comes from the coding sequence ATGTCGGCCCCGCCCACCCACGCGTTCACGCACCGCAACCTGCCGCGCCTGCTGCTGCAGGCGCGCGAGGCCGTGATGCAGCACACCCGCCCGAGCCTGCGCGAGCACGGCCTGAGCGACCAGCAATGGCGCGTGCTGCGCGTGTTGGGCGAGCACGCGCGCGACCCCGCGGGCATCGAGACCGGCCGCATCGCGCGCGAAGCCTTCCTGCTCGGCCCCAGCCTCACCGGTGTGCTCGCGCGCATGGAGCGCGACGGCCTGATCGCGCGCGAGCGCTGCAGCCAGGACGCGCGGCGCACCGTGGTGCGCGCCACGCCCGCGGGCCTCAAGCTCGTGCGCAAGCTCTCGGCCACCATCGAGGCGCACTACCAATGGCTCGAGCAGCGCCTGACCAAGGCGCGGCTGGCCGAGCTCTACGACCTGCTCGACGAGGTCATCGCCCTCGAGGGCGGTGTCGACGAGCCCCTGAACGAGGAAAACGAATGA
- a CDS encoding class II aldolase/adducin family protein has translation MNAALQTSTVLPPGMHPDEWAARLELAACYRVFAMLGWTEMIYNHITLRLPDSVTRGQKQFLINPFGLHYSEVTASNLVKIDLEGHVLDGSAHRVNPAGFVVHAAIHDGIEGAHCVMHTHTTAGVSVACLKDGLQQTNFYTAQLHGMVAYHDFEGITIHADEGPRLLQSIGDRPAVILRNHGLLAWGSTLPQTFAILWTLQRACEIQLATFSMGGPQAALPVPEAIAAKCTRDALQFNPNHGAGRDVFDALVRQVDRIDSSYRS, from the coding sequence ATGAACGCCGCCCTGCAAACCAGCACCGTGCTGCCGCCCGGCATGCACCCCGACGAGTGGGCCGCGCGCCTGGAGCTTGCGGCCTGCTATCGCGTGTTCGCCATGCTCGGCTGGACCGAGATGATCTACAACCACATCACGCTGCGCCTGCCCGACAGCGTGACGCGGGGCCAGAAGCAATTCCTCATCAACCCCTTCGGCCTGCACTACAGCGAGGTCACCGCGAGCAACCTGGTGAAGATCGACCTCGAGGGCCATGTGCTCGACGGCTCGGCCCACCGCGTGAACCCCGCGGGCTTCGTGGTGCACGCCGCCATCCACGACGGCATCGAGGGCGCGCACTGCGTGATGCACACGCACACCACCGCGGGCGTGTCGGTGGCCTGCCTGAAGGACGGCCTGCAACAGACCAACTTCTACACCGCGCAACTGCACGGCATGGTGGCGTACCACGACTTCGAGGGCATCACCATCCACGCCGACGAAGGCCCGCGCCTGCTGCAGAGCATCGGTGACAGGCCCGCGGTGATCCTGCGCAACCACGGCCTGCTGGCCTGGGGCAGCACGCTGCCGCAGACCTTCGCGATCCTGTGGACCTTGCAGCGCGCCTGCGAAATCCAGCTCGCCACCTTCAGCATGGGCGGGCCGCAGGCCGCGCTGCCCGTGCCCGAGGCGATCGCCGCGAAATGCACGCGCGACGCGCTGCAGTTCAACCCGAACCACGGCGCCGGCCGCGATGTGTTCGACGCCCTGGTGCGCCAGGTCGACCGCATCGACAGCAGCTACCGCTCATGA
- a CDS encoding NAD(P)H-dependent flavin oxidoreductase, with product MNRLTDLLGTALPLIQAPMAGVQGAALALAAGRAGALGSLPCAMLAPEAMRQELQRLAASGLPHNVNFFCHAPPTPDAAREAAWRAALAPYHAEIGLDPATIAAGPGRLPFGAAAAEVLEAFRPRVVSFHFGLPAPELLARVKAWGAVVLASATTVDEARWLEANGADAVIAQGLEAGGHRGHFLSDDLTRQSGTFALLPQVKAAVRVPVIAAGGIADAAGVRAAMALGADGVQVGTAYLCSDEATTSALHRAALQSEAARHTQLTTLFTGRPARGIVNRAMRELGALNPAAPAFPLATAAIAPLRAHWEAQGRGDFTPLWSGQNASGCLSASAAAITAALAEGFSPGL from the coding sequence ATGAACCGACTCACCGACCTGCTGGGCACGGCCCTCCCCTTGATCCAGGCGCCCATGGCCGGCGTGCAGGGCGCGGCGCTCGCGCTCGCCGCGGGCCGCGCGGGCGCGCTGGGCTCGCTGCCCTGCGCCATGCTCGCGCCCGAGGCGATGCGGCAGGAGCTGCAGCGGCTCGCGGCCAGCGGCCTGCCCCACAACGTGAACTTCTTCTGCCACGCGCCGCCCACGCCCGACGCGGCGCGCGAGGCCGCGTGGCGCGCCGCGCTCGCGCCCTACCACGCCGAGATCGGGCTCGACCCGGCGACCATCGCCGCGGGCCCCGGCCGCCTGCCCTTCGGCGCCGCCGCGGCCGAAGTGCTCGAGGCCTTCCGCCCACGCGTGGTGAGCTTCCACTTCGGCCTGCCCGCGCCCGAGCTGCTGGCGCGCGTGAAGGCCTGGGGCGCGGTGGTGCTGGCCTCGGCCACCACGGTGGACGAGGCGCGCTGGCTCGAAGCGAACGGCGCCGACGCGGTGATCGCCCAGGGCCTGGAGGCCGGCGGCCACCGCGGCCATTTCCTGAGCGACGACCTCACGCGCCAGAGCGGCACCTTCGCGCTGCTGCCGCAGGTGAAGGCCGCCGTGCGCGTGCCGGTGATCGCGGCCGGCGGCATTGCCGACGCGGCGGGCGTGCGCGCGGCCATGGCCCTGGGCGCCGATGGCGTGCAGGTGGGCACGGCCTACCTGTGCAGCGACGAGGCCACCACCAGCGCGCTGCACCGCGCGGCGCTGCAGAGCGAAGCCGCCCGGCATACGCAGCTCACCACGCTGTTCACCGGCCGGCCCGCGCGCGGCATCGTCAACCGCGCGATGCGTGAGCTCGGCGCCCTGAACCCGGCCGCGCCGGCCTTCCCGCTGGCCACCGCGGCCATCGCGCCGCTGCGCGCGCACTGGGAGGCGCAAGGCCGCGGCGACTTCACGCCGCTGTGGTCGGGGCAGAACGCCAGCGGCTGCCTCAGCGCGTCCGCGGCGGCGATCACCGCGGCCCTGGCCGAGGGCTTCAGCCCGGGTCTTTGA
- a CDS encoding fumarylacetoacetate hydrolase family protein: MSWTPGGTVYGTLLNFQREWALWRPRMDDKPYLAPPKAPVLYVKTANTFTPHGGRIALPAGEAVEVAASLGLVMGAHGAPTHAVLVNDVSVAHDSYYRPAIRFRNRDGFLGLGAEPTPIEALGGIEGLAGLEIELRIHGVHKQTTALKDLVRGVPQLLLDVAEFMSLQPGDLLLVGSEALADGTRPRVVAGDAVEISAPGLKPAVQVFEEEVLS, translated from the coding sequence ATGAGTTGGACCCCCGGCGGCACCGTGTACGGCACGCTGCTCAACTTCCAGCGCGAATGGGCGCTGTGGCGGCCGCGCATGGACGACAAGCCCTACCTCGCGCCGCCGAAAGCGCCCGTGCTCTATGTGAAAACGGCCAACACCTTCACGCCGCACGGCGGGCGCATTGCGCTGCCCGCGGGCGAGGCGGTGGAGGTCGCGGCCAGCCTGGGCCTGGTGATGGGCGCGCACGGCGCGCCCACGCACGCGGTGCTGGTGAACGACGTGAGCGTGGCGCACGACAGCTACTACCGCCCCGCGATCCGTTTCCGCAACCGCGACGGCTTCCTCGGCCTGGGCGCCGAGCCCACGCCGATCGAGGCCCTGGGCGGCATCGAAGGCCTGGCCGGCCTCGAGATCGAGCTGCGCATCCACGGCGTGCACAAGCAGACCACCGCGCTCAAGGACCTGGTGCGCGGCGTGCCGCAGCTGCTGCTCGACGTGGCGGAATTCATGTCGCTGCAGCCCGGCGACCTGCTGCTCGTGGGCAGCGAGGCGCTGGCCGACGGCACGCGTCCGCGCGTGGTGGCGGGCGACGCGGTGGAGATCAGCGCGCCCGGCCTCAAGCCCGCGGTGCAGGTGTTTGAAGAAGAGGTGCTGTCTTGA
- the hpaH gene encoding 2-oxo-hept-4-ene-1,7-dioate hydratase yields MLDDATIEQLAAELDRSAQTREPLRHFSQRFPTMTIDDGYRVGRAWVALQRGRGDPVIGHKIGLTSRAMQLSSQIDEPDFGTLLGSMKLVARAGEELEIPVSRFLAPRVEVELAFVLKAPLSGRVTVGEVLAATEYVTPAIEIIDARIEQFDRDTKKPRKVFDTISDNAANAAIVIGEGDARYRVNPLTTDLPWCGAVLRQNGVVEETGLAAGVQGHPAIGIAWLAEKLAPWGDRLLPGQIVLAGSFTRPVAARAGDRFEADYGPLGVLRFRFV; encoded by the coding sequence ATGCTCGACGACGCCACCATCGAACAACTCGCGGCCGAACTCGACCGCTCGGCGCAAACGCGCGAACCGCTGCGCCACTTCTCGCAGCGCTTTCCCACCATGACCATCGACGACGGCTACCGCGTGGGCCGCGCCTGGGTCGCGCTGCAGCGCGGCCGCGGCGATCCGGTGATCGGCCACAAGATCGGCCTCACGAGCCGCGCCATGCAGCTCTCGAGCCAGATCGACGAGCCCGACTTCGGCACGCTGCTGGGCTCGATGAAGCTCGTGGCGCGCGCGGGCGAAGAGCTCGAGATCCCCGTGAGCCGTTTCCTCGCGCCGCGCGTGGAGGTCGAACTCGCCTTCGTGCTCAAGGCCCCGTTGAGCGGCCGCGTGACCGTGGGCGAGGTGCTCGCCGCCACCGAATACGTGACGCCCGCCATCGAGATCATCGACGCTCGCATCGAGCAGTTCGACCGCGACACGAAAAAGCCGCGCAAGGTCTTCGACACCATCAGCGACAACGCGGCCAACGCCGCCATCGTGATCGGCGAGGGCGATGCGCGCTACCGCGTGAACCCGCTCACCACCGACCTGCCCTGGTGCGGCGCGGTGCTGCGCCAGAACGGCGTGGTCGAGGAAACCGGCCTGGCCGCGGGCGTGCAGGGCCACCCGGCCATCGGCATCGCCTGGCTGGCCGAAAAACTCGCCCCCTGGGGCGACCGCCTGCTGCCCGGGCAGATCGTGCTCGCAGGCTCGTTCACCCGCCCCGTGGCCGCCCGGGCCGGCGACCGCTTCGAGGCCGACTACGGCCCGCTCGGCGTGCTGCGTTTCCGATTCGTCTGA
- the hpaE gene encoding 5-carboxymethyl-2-hydroxymuconate semialdehyde dehydrogenase: MTIQHLINGKAVDSAARFETLNPATQAVLAEVAAGGEAEVNAAVQAAKDAFPAWAGRPATERAAIVRRLGELIAKHVPEIARTETDDTGQTISQTGKQLVPRAADNFSYFAEMCVRVDGHTYPTPTHLNYTLFHPVGVCALISPWNVPFMTATWKVAPCLAFGNTAVLKMSELSPLTAARLGELALEAGVPAGVLNIVHGFGKDAGEPLCAHPDVRAISFTGSTATGNRIVKTAGLKKFSMELGGKSPFVIFDDADLDRALDAAVFMIFSNNGERCTAGSRILVQQSIYADFAQKFAERAKKIVVGDPQDEKTIIGPMISPAHLAKVRSYIELGPKEGATLLCGGLDRPGYAPELPVHVRRGNYVWPTVFADVDNRMKIAQDEIFGPVACLIPFKDEAHAIALANDIAYGLSSYVWTENIGRAHRVAAAIEAGMCFVNSQNVRDLRQPFGGTKASGTGREGGTWSYEVFLEPKNVAVSLGSHHIPHWGV, from the coding sequence ATGACCATCCAGCACCTCATCAACGGCAAAGCCGTGGACAGCGCCGCGCGCTTCGAAACCCTCAACCCCGCCACGCAAGCCGTGCTCGCCGAGGTCGCCGCCGGCGGCGAGGCCGAGGTGAACGCTGCGGTGCAGGCCGCCAAGGACGCCTTCCCCGCCTGGGCCGGCCGGCCCGCCACCGAGCGCGCGGCCATCGTGCGCCGGCTCGGCGAGCTGATTGCCAAACACGTGCCCGAGATCGCGCGCACCGAAACCGACGACACCGGCCAGACCATTTCGCAAACCGGCAAACAGCTGGTGCCGCGCGCGGCCGACAACTTCAGCTACTTCGCCGAGATGTGCGTGCGCGTGGACGGCCACACCTACCCCACGCCCACCCACCTCAACTACACGCTGTTCCACCCGGTGGGCGTGTGCGCGCTCATCAGCCCCTGGAACGTGCCCTTCATGACGGCCACCTGGAAGGTCGCGCCCTGCCTGGCCTTCGGCAACACCGCGGTGCTCAAGATGAGCGAACTCAGCCCGCTCACGGCCGCGCGCCTGGGCGAGCTCGCGCTCGAGGCCGGGGTGCCCGCGGGCGTGCTCAACATCGTGCACGGCTTCGGCAAGGACGCGGGCGAGCCGCTGTGCGCCCACCCCGACGTGCGCGCCATCAGCTTCACCGGCTCCACCGCCACCGGCAACCGCATCGTCAAGACCGCGGGCCTCAAGAAGTTCAGCATGGAGCTGGGCGGCAAGAGCCCCTTCGTCATCTTCGACGACGCCGACCTCGACCGCGCGCTCGACGCCGCGGTGTTCATGATCTTCAGCAACAACGGCGAGCGCTGCACCGCGGGCAGCCGCATCCTGGTGCAGCAGAGCATCTACGCCGACTTCGCGCAGAAGTTCGCCGAGCGCGCGAAGAAGATCGTGGTGGGCGACCCGCAGGACGAAAAAACCATCATCGGCCCCATGATCAGCCCGGCCCACCTGGCCAAGGTGCGCAGCTACATCGAGCTCGGCCCGAAGGAAGGCGCCACGCTGCTGTGTGGCGGACTGGACCGGCCGGGCTATGCGCCCGAGCTGCCCGTGCACGTGCGCCGGGGCAACTACGTGTGGCCCACGGTGTTCGCCGACGTGGACAACCGCATGAAGATCGCGCAGGACGAGATCTTCGGCCCCGTGGCCTGCCTGATCCCGTTCAAGGACGAGGCCCACGCGATCGCGCTCGCCAACGACATCGCCTACGGCCTGTCGAGCTATGTGTGGACCGAGAACATCGGCCGCGCGCACCGCGTGGCCGCGGCGATCGAGGCGGGCATGTGCTTCGTGAACTCGCAGAACGTGCGCGACCTGCGGCAACCTTTTGGCGGCACCAAGGCCTCGGGCACGGGCCGCGAAGGCGGCACCTGGAGCTACGAGGTCTTCCTCGAGCCCAAGAACGTGGCGGTGTCGCTGGGCTCGCACCACATTCCGCACTGGGGCGTCTGA
- a CDS encoding aldolase/citrate lyase family protein yields MQTPVNPFKQALAAGQSQIGLWAALASPYSTELIAGTGFDWLLIDGEHAPNDVRSTLAQLQAVASSQNAFRDARSHPVVRVPVGTGEVGTALIKQYLDIGAQTLLVPMIDTAEQAAQVVAAARYAPLGVRGMGSALARASRWQAHARYVHEADEQVCVLVQAETATAMKHLDAIAATPGVDGVFIGPADLSASMGHRGNPGHPEVQAAIADGIRRIRAAGKAPGILATTEAGARQWLEAGALFVAVGADTMLLAAGAAQLLGQFKGRVAPGPNGY; encoded by the coding sequence ATGCAGACCCCCGTCAACCCCTTCAAGCAGGCCCTGGCCGCCGGCCAGTCGCAGATCGGCCTGTGGGCCGCGCTTGCCAGCCCCTACAGCACCGAACTCATCGCCGGCACCGGCTTCGACTGGCTGCTCATCGACGGCGAGCACGCCCCCAACGACGTGCGCAGCACGCTCGCGCAGCTGCAGGCCGTGGCCAGCTCACAGAACGCCTTTCGCGACGCGCGCTCGCACCCCGTGGTGCGGGTGCCCGTGGGCACCGGCGAGGTCGGCACCGCGCTCATCAAGCAGTACCTGGACATCGGCGCGCAGACGCTGCTCGTGCCCATGATCGACACCGCCGAGCAGGCCGCGCAGGTGGTGGCCGCCGCGCGCTACGCGCCGCTGGGCGTGCGCGGCATGGGCAGCGCGCTCGCGCGCGCTTCGCGCTGGCAGGCCCATGCGCGCTACGTGCACGAGGCCGACGAGCAGGTGTGCGTGCTGGTGCAGGCCGAGACCGCCACCGCCATGAAACACCTCGACGCGATCGCGGCCACGCCCGGCGTCGACGGCGTGTTCATCGGCCCCGCCGACCTGAGCGCGAGCATGGGCCACCGCGGCAACCCCGGCCATCCCGAGGTGCAGGCCGCCATCGCCGACGGCATCCGCCGCATCCGCGCCGCGGGCAAGGCCCCGGGCATACTGGCCACCACCGAGGCCGGCGCGCGCCAGTGGCTCGAGGCCGGCGCCCTGTTCGTGGCCGTGGGCGCCGACACCATGCTGCTCGCGGCCGGGGCCGCGCAGCTGCTCGGCCAATTCAAGGGCCGCGTGGCCCCCGGACCCAACGGCTATTGA
- a CDS encoding fumarylacetoacetate hydrolase family protein translates to MKRARIAWAGAVHDAIERDGQLELLTPAFKGRRLSFDEVVWLPPLAPVARARTVLALGLNYADHAKELAFKPPTEPLAFAKGEASLIGHRAFTVRPAGVQFMHYECELAVVIGRTARRVRRSDAPDFIAGYTVANDYAIRDYLENWYRPNLRVKNRDTCTPLGPWLVDAADVPDPMNLALSTTVNGRVTQSGNTRDMVFDVATLIEYFTSFMTLHPGDLILTGTPDGVVDCQPGDVVVTAIEGIGELHNTITTPA, encoded by the coding sequence TTGAAACGCGCACGCATCGCCTGGGCCGGCGCGGTCCACGACGCCATCGAGCGCGATGGCCAGCTCGAACTGCTCACGCCCGCCTTCAAGGGCCGGCGCCTCTCGTTCGACGAGGTGGTGTGGCTGCCGCCGCTCGCGCCGGTGGCGCGCGCGCGCACCGTGCTCGCGCTGGGCCTGAACTACGCCGACCACGCCAAGGAACTGGCCTTCAAGCCGCCCACCGAGCCGCTGGCCTTCGCCAAGGGCGAGGCCTCGCTGATCGGTCACCGCGCCTTCACCGTGCGGCCCGCGGGCGTGCAGTTCATGCACTACGAGTGCGAGCTCGCGGTGGTGATCGGCCGCACCGCCAGGCGCGTGCGCCGCAGCGACGCGCCCGACTTCATCGCGGGCTACACCGTGGCCAACGACTACGCGATCCGCGACTACCTCGAGAACTGGTACCGCCCCAACCTGCGCGTGAAGAACCGCGACACCTGCACGCCCCTGGGCCCCTGGCTGGTCGACGCGGCCGACGTGCCCGACCCGATGAACCTCGCGCTGAGCACCACCGTGAACGGCCGCGTGACGCAAAGCGGGAACACGCGCGACATGGTGTTCGACGTGGCCACGCTGATCGAGTACTTCACGTCCTTCATGACCCTGCACCCGGGCGACCTGATCCTCACCGGCACGCCCGACGGCGTGGTCGACTGCCAGCCCGGCGACGTCGTGGTCACCGCGATCGAGGGCATCGGCGAACTGCACAACACCATCACCACACCCGCATGA
- the radA gene encoding DNA repair protein RadA, translating to MAKDKTIYVCNECGGTSPRWLGKCPACGAWNTLTESVAEGGGAAPKNRFAALAKTAEVMPLASIEARDVQRTPTGHEELDRVLGGGIVEGGVVLIGGDPGIGKSTLLLQALDSLQRAGQGTLYVTGEESGAQVALRARRLGIEGSQVQVLAEIQLEKILATLDAVKPAIAVIDSIQTVYSEQLTSAPGSVAQVRECAAHLTRAAKASGTAIVLVGHVTKEGALAGPRVLEHMVDTVLYFEGDTHSSFRLVRAIKNRFGAVNEIGVFAMTDKGLKGVSNPSAIFLSQHAQPVPGSCVMVTLEGTRPLLVELQALVDSGGPSPRRLSVGLERDRLAMLLAVLHRHAGVACMDQDVFVNAVGGVRISEPAADLAVMLAITSSLRGRALPKGFIAFGEVGLAGEVRPAPRGQERLKEAAKLGFSVAIVPKANAPKGGARAFEGLKIVAVERIEEALAALRDLD from the coding sequence ATGGCCAAAGACAAGACGATCTACGTGTGCAACGAATGCGGCGGCACCAGCCCGCGCTGGCTGGGCAAGTGCCCGGCCTGCGGCGCCTGGAACACGCTCACCGAGTCGGTGGCCGAGGGCGGCGGCGCGGCGCCCAAGAACCGTTTTGCGGCGCTGGCCAAGACCGCCGAGGTGATGCCGCTGGCCAGCATCGAGGCGCGCGACGTGCAGCGCACGCCCACCGGCCACGAAGAGCTCGACCGCGTGCTGGGCGGCGGCATCGTCGAGGGCGGCGTGGTGCTGATCGGCGGCGACCCGGGCATCGGCAAGTCGACCCTGCTGCTGCAGGCGCTGGACAGCCTGCAGCGCGCCGGGCAGGGCACGCTCTACGTCACCGGCGAAGAAAGCGGCGCCCAGGTGGCGCTGCGCGCGCGCCGGCTCGGCATCGAGGGCTCGCAGGTGCAGGTGCTGGCCGAGATCCAGCTCGAGAAGATCCTGGCCACGCTGGACGCGGTCAAGCCCGCGATCGCGGTGATCGATTCGATCCAGACCGTGTACTCCGAGCAGCTCACCAGCGCGCCGGGCTCGGTGGCCCAGGTGCGCGAGTGCGCGGCCCACCTCACGCGCGCGGCCAAGGCCTCGGGCACGGCCATCGTGCTCGTGGGCCACGTGACCAAGGAGGGCGCGCTCGCGGGCCCGCGCGTGCTCGAACACATGGTGGACACGGTGCTGTACTTCGAGGGCGACACGCACAGCAGCTTCCGGCTGGTGCGCGCCATCAAGAACCGCTTCGGCGCGGTCAACGAGATCGGCGTGTTCGCCATGACCGACAAGGGCCTGAAGGGCGTGAGCAACCCCAGCGCCATCTTCCTGTCGCAGCACGCCCAACCGGTGCCGGGCAGCTGCGTGATGGTGACGCTCGAAGGCACGCGCCCGCTGCTGGTGGAGCTGCAGGCCCTGGTGGACAGCGGCGGCCCGAGCCCGCGCCGCCTGAGCGTGGGCCTGGAGCGCGACCGCCTGGCCATGCTGCTGGCCGTGCTGCACCGCCACGCGGGCGTGGCCTGCATGGACCAGGACGTGTTCGTCAACGCGGTGGGCGGCGTGCGCATCAGCGAGCCCGCGGCCGACCTGGCGGTGATGCTGGCCATCACCAGCAGCCTGCGCGGCCGGGCCCTGCCCAAGGGCTTCATCGCCTTCGGCGAGGTCGGCCTGGCGGGCGAGGTGCGGCCCGCGCCGCGCGGCCAGGAACGGCTCAAGGAAGCGGCCAAGCTCGGGTTCTCGGTGGCCATCGTGCCCAAGGCCAACGCGCCCAAGGGCGGCGCGCGCGCCTTCGAGGGACTGAAGATCGTGGCGGTGGAGCGCATCGAGGAGGCGCTGGCCGCGCTGCGCGACCTGGACTGA